Proteins co-encoded in one Bacteroidota bacterium genomic window:
- a CDS encoding CotH kinase family protein, whose product MKYFSFLTPLFICCILCASTTNVSAQIVINEFSASNLSQYVDNHSDYNDWIELYNNSSSAINIGGYYLSDDTLNKTKWQIPSTAVIAANGFMRFWASGRNEFIVGNYHTNFSLKQTKSTHEYIVLSDASATIIDFIDIHKKTQLGHSYGRKPDGAATWGVFISPSPNTSNTAAVYPGYVAKPSFSVAPGFYASAISVDITCADSLATIRYTLDGSQPTTVSPIYTGPITIASTKVIKAMAYNTASGKLPSFVAYESIFINVNHTLPVVSISASALTSLANNINANLTPFGSFEYFNDAQVLTAKSYGEFNRHGQDSWANSQRSLDFVSRDEMGYNHAVEEVLFNTTTRNDYQRVILRAAGDDNYPADHDPDNIGSAHIRDAFIHNVAVQDKLDLDARRGSKCVVYLNGQYWGVYDLRDNPDDHDNTKFYYGQDKYNLYYIETWGQTWAQYGGQPALNDWSALRTFILSNSMANSANFQYVSDRLDVKSLVDYVAVNMFTVCSDWLNWNTAWWRGLDSSGTHLKWGYTLWDNDATYGHYINYTNIPDTSSAADPCDPETLNGSSDPQDHIGILLALRQNPGFNQYYLTRMLDLWNTTFSCENLLAKLDSTENLIDPEMAQHSTRWSGTYTEWKSNVAQLRTFITNRCSDLTTGFMSCYNLTGPHTVTVDAQPVGTGTVQFNSVNLTNLPWTGTYFGNIGSNIIAKSLDTAYHFASWSANSQTINPNVQSDTANLILTNSDTIIAHFINPSSVKPMPASGVSFSVYPTLINSSTTITYELAEAQAVQLSIYSSQGKLLTSMVNPSTKQNAGTYKVQLDFGSSKLAADVYLVKLNAGNYSKSIKVVYLP is encoded by the coding sequence ATGAAGTATTTCTCCTTTTTAACACCCCTTTTTATTTGCTGTATACTTTGTGCAAGCACCACCAATGTTAGCGCACAAATAGTAATTAACGAATTTTCAGCTTCGAATTTATCACAGTATGTCGATAATCATAGCGACTATAATGATTGGATTGAACTGTACAATAACTCTTCGAGTGCTATCAATATAGGGGGTTATTATTTAAGCGATGACACACTTAACAAAACCAAATGGCAAATTCCCTCCACTGCTGTAATTGCAGCAAATGGATTTATGCGCTTTTGGGCTTCTGGTCGCAACGAGTTTATTGTTGGAAATTACCACACCAATTTCAGCCTTAAGCAAACCAAATCAACACATGAGTACATAGTGCTTTCTGATGCATCTGCAACAATAATTGATTTTATTGATATTCATAAAAAAACTCAACTTGGACATTCCTACGGCCGTAAGCCCGATGGAGCCGCTACTTGGGGTGTATTTATTTCTCCAAGCCCCAATACATCCAACACAGCCGCTGTTTATCCTGGTTATGTAGCAAAGCCTTCTTTTAGTGTTGCTCCTGGTTTTTACGCTTCAGCCATTTCAGTTGATATAACCTGTGCCGATTCTTTAGCAACGATTCGCTATACACTTGATGGTTCACAACCCACAACGGTATCGCCAATTTATACAGGTCCTATTACCATTGCATCCACTAAAGTTATTAAAGCAATGGCCTATAATACAGCATCTGGGAAGTTACCAAGTTTTGTGGCGTATGAATCTATTTTTATAAATGTAAATCATACGCTTCCGGTAGTATCAATTTCGGCAAGTGCACTAACCTCTTTGGCCAACAACATTAACGCGAACCTTACCCCATTCGGAAGCTTTGAATATTTTAACGATGCACAAGTATTGACCGCTAAAAGTTATGGCGAATTTAACCGTCATGGACAAGATTCATGGGCCAATAGCCAACGCAGTTTGGATTTTGTGTCGCGCGACGAAATGGGCTACAATCATGCAGTAGAGGAAGTATTGTTTAACACAACAACGCGCAATGATTATCAACGTGTAATTTTACGAGCAGCAGGCGACGATAATTATCCTGCCGATCACGATCCCGACAATATTGGAAGCGCGCACATTCGCGATGCTTTTATTCACAATGTAGCAGTGCAAGATAAGCTCGATTTGGATGCGCGCCGTGGATCAAAATGTGTGGTATATTTAAATGGACAATATTGGGGAGTATATGATTTAAGAGACAATCCGGATGATCACGACAATACTAAATTTTATTATGGACAAGATAAATACAATTTGTATTACATCGAAACTTGGGGTCAAACTTGGGCACAATATGGAGGACAACCGGCACTTAATGATTGGAGTGCACTGAGAACTTTTATTCTTTCAAATAGCATGGCTAATTCCGCCAACTTTCAGTATGTTAGCGATCGACTCGATGTGAAAAGTTTAGTTGATTATGTTGCTGTAAACATGTTTACTGTTTGCTCCGATTGGCTAAATTGGAATACTGCCTGGTGGCGTGGACTCGATTCGAGTGGAACGCACTTAAAATGGGGATATACACTTTGGGACAACGATGCAACCTATGGGCACTATATTAATTATACCAACATTCCTGATACTTCTTCTGCTGCAGACCCATGCGATCCGGAAACATTAAATGGAAGTTCAGACCCCCAAGATCACATTGGAATACTATTGGCTTTGCGTCAGAATCCGGGTTTTAACCAGTACTACCTTACACGAATGCTCGATTTATGGAACACAACGTTTAGTTGCGAAAATTTATTGGCAAAACTGGATAGCACTGAAAATTTAATTGACCCTGAAATGGCACAGCACTCAACACGCTGGTCGGGAACTTACACCGAGTGGAAAAGCAATGTGGCTCAACTGCGCACCTTTATTACAAATCGTTGCAGCGATTTAACCACAGGATTTATGAGTTGCTATAATTTAACCGGACCCCATACTGTTACAGTGGATGCACAACCTGTCGGTACAGGAACAGTGCAGTTTAATTCGGTTAACCTAACAAATTTACCTTGGACCGGAACATATTTTGGAAATATTGGAAGCAATATAATTGCTAAATCGCTTGACACTGCATATCATTTTGCAAGTTGGAGTGCCAATAGCCAAACAATAAATCCCAATGTGCAATCGGATACTGCAAATTTAATATTGACCAATTCCGATACCATTATTGCTCATTTTATTAATCCTTCATCGGTAAAGCCAATGCCAGCTTCGGGGGTTTCTTTCTCGGTGTATCCAACTTTAATTAATTCAAGTACTACCATCACTTACGAATTAGCAGAGGCACAAGCTGTGCAACTTAGTATATATTCCTCACAAGGTAAATTGCTCACAAGTATGGTTAATCCTAGCACCAAACAAAACGCTGGTACTTACAAGGTACAATTGGATTTTGGCAGCAGCAAATTAGCAGCTGATGTTTATCTAGTTAAACTAAATGCAGGAAACTATTCAAAAAGTATTAAAGTGGTTTATTTGCCTTAG